The Allostreptomyces psammosilenae sequence TCATCGGGAAGACCCTGCTGCTGGTCTGATCTGAGCCGCCGGGGCGTCCGGGGCCGGCGTCGGGCGTGGGCCGGCGTCGGGCGTGGGCCGGCGTCTGGCGTGGGCTGGCCAGAGGCGTGGGCCGGCGTCAGGCGTGGGGCGGGCGCACGCCGGGCGTGATGGCGCCTTCCGGCCGGTCGCTCTCCGGACGCAGGTCCTGCACGCCGATCACGCCGAGCAGCCGGAGCCGTTCCTGGGACGGGCTGCCCGGCCGCGCGGTGTGCAGGATCAGCCGCTGGTCGTGCTCCGGGCTGAGCAGGATCTCGCAGTGCAGCTCGAGCAGGCCGACCACCGGGTGCAGGAACCGCTTCGTGGCCCGGCGGCGCACCGCAACGTGGTGCGCCTCCCACAGCTCCGCGAACGTGGCGCTGGCCGCGCGCAGTTCGCGCACCAGGGCGACCAGCCGTTCGTCGTCCGGCCGCCGGGCCAGGGTGGCGCGCAGGTCGGCGACGTGGGCCCGGGCGACCTCGGGGCGGTCCTCGGCGGGGACGAGTGCGGCGGCCCGCGGGTCGGTGAAGAACTGCCGGAAGAGGTTGTGCCCGGGGCCCGGCCGGGTGAGGCCGTCGCCGGCCAGGGCGGCCGCCAACGCGTTGCGCGCCAGCAGGTCGCCGCTGTCGCTGATGACCTGCGCGGGGGCGTCGACCAGCCGGTCGAGCACGGTGAGCAGCCCCGGCCGCACGTGGGCGGTCGGCGTGTGCGGCCGGGGCGGCTCCTGGCCGGCCAGGTGGAACAGGTGGTCGCGTTCGTCGTCGGTCAGCCGCAGCGCGCGGGCCAGCGAGGCGAGCAACTGGGTGGAGGGGTGCGGGCCGCGCCGCTGCTCCAGCCGGACGTAGTAGTCGGTGGACATCCCGGCGAGCTGGGCGACCTCCTCGCGCCGCAGCCCGGGGGTCCGCCGGCGCGGCCCCGCGGTCAGGCCGACGTCGGCGGGGGCGAGGCGGGCGCGGCAGCGGCGCAGGAAGTCGGCGAGCTCGATGCGGTCCACCCGGCCAGCATGGCGGCTCCGCGCTGGCCCAACCAGGGACCGCGGGTCCTTGGATCGCCGCGCCTCTGCCGCCGGGGTGGCCGGTGGCGCCACGGTGGGGGTGCCGGTCCGCGGCGGGCAGTGCCGCCGCGGGTCGGCGTGCGGCGCCGCGGGACGGCGTGCACGGAGAACGAGCGGAGAACGAGCGGCGGATGACGCCGGCGAGGAGTCGCGAGATGCGTGTTCTGGTCACCGGGGCGACCGGCGAGGTCGGGCGGCGGGTGGTCCCCAGGCTGCTGGGGCGTGGTGGGGCGGGGGCGGAGCTGCGGGTGCGGGTGCTGGTCCGCGACGCGGCGCGGGCGGAGCCGCTGGTGCGGGCCGGCGCGGAGCCGATGGAGGGCGACCTGCGGGACGAGGCCGTGCGGCGCCGGGCGGTCGCCGGGATGGACGCCGTGCTGCACGTCGCGGCGGCGTTCCGCGGCGTGCCGGACGAGGAGGCGTACGCGGTCAACCGGGACGCGACGATCGCCCTGGCCGGGGCTGCGCTGGCGGAGGGGGTCGGGCGGTTCGTGTTCGTCAGCACCAACCTGGTGTACGGGGCGGGCCGGGGCCGCCCGGCCGAGGAGGACGATCCGACGCTGACGGCCGCCGGGGAGGGGCTGTCCGGGGCGTATCCGCACTCCAAGGCGGAGGCGGAGCGGGCGCTGCTGGCGCTGCACCGCGAGCGGGGCCTGGGCCTGCGCATCGCCCGCCTGGCCTTCGTGTACGGCGACGGCGACCCGCACCTGCGGCAGGCGCTGCAGTGGCCGGGGGAGTGGAACGGCCACCACCGCTTCCAGATGGTGCACCACGCGGACGTCGCGCAGGGCCTGCTGCGGGTGCTG is a genomic window containing:
- a CDS encoding helix-turn-helix transcriptional regulator, with the protein product MDRIELADFLRRCRARLAPADVGLTAGPRRRTPGLRREEVAQLAGMSTDYYVRLEQRRGPHPSTQLLASLARALRLTDDERDHLFHLAGQEPPRPHTPTAHVRPGLLTVLDRLVDAPAQVISDSGDLLARNALAAALAGDGLTRPGPGHNLFRQFFTDPRAAALVPAEDRPEVARAHVADLRATLARRPDDERLVALVRELRAASATFAELWEAHHVAVRRRATKRFLHPVVGLLELHCEILLSPEHDQRLILHTARPGSPSQERLRLLGVIGVQDLRPESDRPEGAITPGVRPPHA
- a CDS encoding NAD-dependent epimerase/dehydratase family protein, with translation MRVLVTGATGEVGRRVVPRLLGRGGAGAELRVRVLVRDAARAEPLVRAGAEPMEGDLRDEAVRRRAVAGMDAVLHVAAAFRGVPDEEAYAVNRDATIALAGAALAEGVGRFVFVSTNLVYGAGRGRPAEEDDPTLTAAGEGLSGAYPHSKAEAERALLALHRERGLGLRIARLAFVYGDGDPHLRQALQWPGEWNGHHRFQMVHHADVAQGLLRVLLAPGVDGRIYNIADDAPFSVVDVHRINGVPVPEGLAERPDVDPWHGIVSTLRVRDELGFRPLYPSLWTARDAGAL